The Amycolatopsis nigrescens CSC17Ta-90 genomic interval GACCGCCGCCTGTGCGGTGCTCGGGTCGAAGGACGGCCCCTGCCAGCTGACCGGCACGATGCCGAGCACCTGCCAGCGCGCGATCACCGTCAGGTTCGGCTGCAGGGCGACGATCTCCCCGTTCTTGCGCTCCACCCGGCGCACGATCTGGTCCAGCCAGCGGGCCACCTTGGTGGTGTCCGCGGTGACCGGCCTGGTCAGCGTGATGTTGGTCCAGCTGACCCGGGAGGGCAGCTGCCAGGTGAAGCCGTTGTTGCCGCCCTCGGTGAACTGCTCGATCTCGACCTGGGCGCCGAGTCCGGTGCAGGTGTGGAACGCGCCGAGGTCGTCGCCGCCGATGGTCAGCCGGAAGAACACGCTGCTGGCGAAGATGCGGTCGGTCATTTCGGTTCTCCTCCCGCTAGCGGCGGTGGTCGGGTGGCCTGCCGCGTTCGCGGTCCCGGCGCAGCTCGGTGCGCAGCAGCCGGCTCATCGGCTCGAGCAGCCTGCGGGCGAGCTCGTCGAGTTCGAGCCCGCCCGTACCGGTCTGGTCGTCGCGGGCTGGTGTGGTCTTTTCCTCGCGTTGCACCGGTTTCACCGTCGCGGGGATGTCCGGCGGCACGCCCGCTGCCCGTTTCACCTGCGGACTGGCCGCATTTCTCTGCACCGTCGGCACCGCTGGCGACGCCGGTGCGGTGGTGGCCGGGAGGCTGGGCGTGCTCGGCGGCGGCCGTCGTACCACCGGTGGCTCGGCGGGGGCGGCACGTCGCGCGCGCTGCACCGGGGCGACCGCGTCCGGCATCGGTGAGCTGGGCGGGACGGTGTGCTGCACCGGCTGGCGCCATCGGGCCGGGACCGCGGTGGACCTGTGCGCCGGTTCGGCCCCCGCCGGCACCGGCAGGGGCGGCGCCGAGGGGATGGCCACGCGCAGCGGGCGGGTGGCGAGCAGCGGCCGCATCCGCCTTGCCACCGGCAACTCGCCGGCGACCGGCCGGACCAGCGGTACCGGGCGGACCGCGGACCCCGGTTCAGGGGCTTGATGGCGAGCGGTTCCCGGTGCGTCCGCCTTTGTCCTCAGTGGACTGGCGGCCGGGTTCGCCACGAGCGGGCGCACCGGAACTAGGGGTGGTTCCGGTGCGGAGGAGACGCTCGCGAGCCGCTGAACCGGGGCCGCGGTGTCGGGTGGCGTTGCCGTTTCGGGGCGGTGGACCGGAGCTTCCCGCCTCACCAACGGAACGGCGGCCGGGGGTGACTCGGCCTCGATCGGGGTCGTGCCCGTTTTCGCGGCGCGTGCTATTGGCAGGTCGGCGGGCTGACCGGAGGACCGGGGTTGCGGCCGACGCGCCGGGGGAGCGGCGGCGTCGCGTCGCGGCAGTCGTGCGGTGGCCGGTATCGAGTCGACCGGGGCGCCGAGACCGAGTACGGGCTGTGCGGCCCGTTGGATCGGTGCGGTCCGAGGCTCCGGATCGGTGGTGTAGGACTGGTATTCGGCCAGCATCTCGTCCTTTGTGGACGATTTGCGGACGGTGGCCGGCAGGTCCTGCCGCGGTTCGTCGAGGGTCGGCACACCACCGGAAGGCAGCGGCGGTCCGAGCGGGACGTCGTCCAACTGGCTCGACGGGAAGAGGTTGGCCGGCTCCGGGCTGCCGGTGGGCTTCCGGCTGCTCCGCTGGACCGGGGCCGCGGGCGGTGTGGCCGGGTCCGGGACCGCTCGCAGGATCGGGATCACCGGGGCCGGGGCGCCGAGCGTGGGTGCGGGCCGGTCCCGGGCCGCGGTGTTCGGCCGGACGACCGGTGGCGCCGGTTCGGGGGCCGAAGGTTCCGGGGTGGCACGCTGGACCTGGGCCAGTGGCGGATCAGCCGGAGGTTCCGCGCCTCGGGCGGCCGGAGCGGGCGGTTCCGAAGTGGACGGACGGAACACCGGCCCACCGGGTTCGGCCGGGTTCGGTGCGGCTTCGGCGGGCTTTGCCGGTGCCGTGCTGGTCGGTTCGACCGGAATGCCGGGAGCCCGCTGAACAACGGGTCCGACGAGTGGTTCCAGGGACGGCAGGGACGATGCCGTGGACACCCCGGGCTCCGCCGGATCCGGCGGCAGTGCCGTTGCGGACGTCTCGGAGAATGCGGATGCCGCCGATGTTTCGGGTGCCGCGATGATCGGCTTGACCGGGGCTTCGGGCGCCTGGTGCAAAGGGGTGGCGGCCGGTTCGGGAGACGGCTGGGGCGCGCTGGAGTCGGCCGGGGTCGCCGGTGCCGCGATGGCCCGCTCGACCGGAGTGCCGGGTGCCCGCTGAACGGGAGCGGCGACCGGTTTCGGGGACGGCCGCGGCGCAGGCAACGGCTCGTCAGGTTCGGCCGGCGCCGCAGGTGTCACGGGTGCTTCGAGTGGAGCGGCGGGCGCCCGCTGAACGATGGGTGCGTTGGCTGGTGGTTTCGCCGGGGCCGCTGGCGTGGTCCTCCTGACCGTGGTCTCGGCATGGCGGGGACTCGACGGCACGACGGGCATGACCGGCGCGGCGGAATCCGGAACGGCCGCGGTGGCTGCGGTGGCTGCGATGTCCACGGCAGTGCTTTCGGCGGCGTCCCGGCCGGTGCTTTCTCCCGCGCTGAGCCGGTCCGGCGGGAGAGCGGGCAGCAACGGCGCCGTGGCGGGCGCGGGCAGCGCGCCGGATTTGCGGGCGACCAGCAGCAGGTCTTCCGCCGCCTGGAAGGTGCCGGTGCCGCCGGCCGGCCGGAGCACGCCCTGCACGAAGCCGGACGGTGCGTCGGCGGCGGTGCTGTGGCCGAGTCCGGTGGTGACCGCAGGGTTCCGCCAGGAGGCCAGTGTTTTCCGGAACACCGACGCATTCCCGAGGCGGGTGTCCGGCTGCCCGATCACCGCGGGCATCGGCGCCGCCCGGCGCCAGCCGTCGTGGCGCGCGGGGGCCCCCGCCGTTACTGCTGGCACCGCCGTCGCCGCCGTGCCTGCCGCCGCCCGCTGGACGGTGCGCCGCCGCAGCCTGTTCCACAGTTTCACCGGTTCACCCGCCTTCGTTCACCCGGGCGTTGATGCGCGCGATCTCCCGCACCCAGCGCCGCCGCTCGTGGTGCTCGAGATCGAGGATCTCCGTGCGTGGCCAATGGAAGTGGTAGGCGACGTACGCGACCTCCTCATGCAGGCGCTCGGCCGCGTACGTCACGATTCCCCCAGGCGGCCACCGGCCAGGTCCACCTCGAAAGCCGCCCCGCAGGACGGGCACTCGACGCCGGCCCTGGTGTGCCCTTCGCTGTTGATCCGGCGGTAGAAGTCCTGCAGGAAGGCGATGTCGGTGGCGTACATCTGCTCCACCAGGCCGGGGTGGATGTCGGTAATGGTGCCCAGCGCGGTGATCACCTGGCTGAGCAGCACCACGCTGAGGTACGCGGGGTTCTCCTTGACCCGCAGGTCGACCTGCGGGCGGAGCTCGTCGCGCGCGGTGGCCAGCCGCATCCGCCCGTGCCGGTGCACCGTGCCGTCCGAGTGCAGGAAGCCGCGCGGCAGCTCGAACTCGAACTCGGTGCGCGGGCCCGTCCCCGGTTGGGGCGATCCGGGAGTTTCGGGATTTTCGGGGGGCCTCGGTTGTTCGGCCAGCTCGTCCAGATCCCCGACCGTGACGGTCCGCCGCCTCATTCCACCTCGATTCGCTCGAAGGTGATGGTGGCCTTCTCGTCCGCCCCGGCGGACTGGGTGG includes:
- a CDS encoding DUF6760 family protein; the encoded protein is MTYAAERLHEEVAYVAYHFHWPRTEILDLEHHERRRWVREIARINARVNEGG
- a CDS encoding phage tail protein, coding for MTDRIFASSVFFRLTIGGDDLGAFHTCTGLGAQVEIEQFTEGGNNGFTWQLPSRVSWTNITLTRPVTADTTKVARWLDQIVRRVERKNGEIVALQPNLTVIARWQVLGIVPVSWQGPSFDPSTAQAAVESLEIAHEGLH